Genomic window (Aminivibrio pyruvatiphilus):
CTCCCGACGCGGTGTTCTGCCGCAACGTTCTCATCTATTTTTCCCCGAAGAAGCGGGAGGAGGTCCTGGCCGGGTTCCATTCCCTTCTGCCCGAGGGAGGATGGCTTGCGGTCGCCGCATGCGAGACGGCACCCCTCCAGGCCTCCGGTTTCTCCCCCGTCTCTTCCGGCGGGGTCACCCTGTACAGAAAAAACGGCGGAACCGCCCCTATGTTTTTTCCGGGGCCCTTCCGCTTTTCGGATGTTTCCTCCACCGGCGAAGCGGAGGAGCGCCTCCTGTCCTTCGAAGATTTTTTCTCCGGCGGGGCTGCGGTATCTGAAGAGGAGCTTGCACTGTTCACCGGGAATACCGGAGGGGAGGAAGATCGCGGTCCTGAAGAACCCCCGGCGGAAGATGTCCGCGACAGGCTGGAAAAAGCCCGGAGTCTCGCCGACAGGGGGCTCAGGGAGGATGCCCTTGAAGAGCTCGGGAGGATCATCGGCAGGGACAGAACGGATCCCCTTCCCCTCTACCTTCTGGCTCTCATCCACCAGGAGCTCGGAAATGAGAAGGAGGCCGCCGCCGCTCTCAGGAACACCCTGTTTCTCGCCCCGGGGTTCGTCATGGCCCATTACACCCTGGGCTCCGCAGCTCTGCGGAAGGGCGCAGCAAAGGAGGCGGACAGGCATTTTCGAAACGCCGGGGAGATCCTTCTCCGGCTTCCCGGAGATTCCCCGGTTCCGGAAAGCGGAGGCCTGACAGCGGCCCGCCTTCTTGAAACGGTCAGGGGATTGCGGAGCAGGACACACTGCACGACCGGAGCTGATGAAAAATGAACACCCATCGACAGGAAACCCCTGCGGAGAAAAAGACCAGGATATTCCGGGAAAGGGCGAAAAAACTCGCCGCCGAAAACGCCCCCCGGGATTCCGGAGGCGAAAGCCTCGAACTGCTCGAATTCCTCCTTGGAAAAGAACGGTACGCCGTGGAAACGGCCTTTGTCGGAGAAGTATT
Coding sequences:
- a CDS encoding CheR family methyltransferase, translated to MRSFSFSVPEEALEPLRLLGKIVEEKLGLVYSDKRRADIWRSLTRTASARSESPLGVLLGLAGAPPEEELPADFVADLTVGETFFFRERKALRMFSETALPEIAAGKGNGPLRFWSAGCSTGEEPYTLSMLLLNALPGMDPEQVSVLGTDINPFALEKARKGIFRRWSFRGMAPEEIRLFFNDLGDGSFSVRERYRRTTAFSLLNLAERPWRLWRDGGPPDAVFCRNVLIYFSPKKREEVLAGFHSLLPEGGWLAVAACETAPLQASGFSPVSSGGVTLYRKNGGTAPMFFPGPFRFSDVSSTGEAEERLLSFEDFFSGGAAVSEEELALFTGNTGGEEDRGPEEPPAEDVRDRLEKARSLADRGLREDALEELGRIIGRDRTDPLPLYLLALIHQELGNEKEAAAALRNTLFLAPGFVMAHYTLGSAALRKGAAKEADRHFRNAGEILLRLPGDSPVPESGGLTAARLLETVRGLRSRTHCTTGADEK